In one Streptomyces sp. NBC_01241 genomic region, the following are encoded:
- a CDS encoding effector-associated domain 2-containing protein produces MATGGFDAVQHRVLRAVIKALEDPAGRLINDSSRDLWRQMIHQHIPGLTPASFTVTRQEFVSIVYSCATLDDGMDLLVEATCLVTPALEPALLLLLSQWKARLAFPGPDWEPLRRVLDVPVADFDALVDRATDGLARLPENCATPWEAFLHLADHNGRPGELMPAMAFLEHLSLCPEVASGVGELRTWNDHFAELWNMSAPLAELRAGLRDGTDHRIAGSPDVPHAGRGGPARPLIRIYVKVEPDRTPHSGAGRRRMGRAQRYYVSACVRYPDSNALQRDPHTEPLESVTRSQLPYEIAKLLTHMTQLSHSRADNAALEIFLPAELLTEPVEWWDRDPSLGFPNALLSRYREIMLHSLERVQRPTFHNAWRARWAHWRTGGGQGQMYECAPEGLTDAEHLALLDAKIGRDDDVVGMVLSRPPHRESELGLRELSLALDLGVPIVVYHRADPASAVFRSIIRESLANEGLAHLPESAQQWKSDVAVRATVADESSAVREQDVDAIRSMSMIWDDPEHLLEGGQNAPATFVGGTE; encoded by the coding sequence GTGGCCACGGGAGGATTCGATGCCGTACAACACCGGGTCCTGCGTGCGGTGATCAAAGCGCTGGAGGACCCGGCGGGACGGCTCATCAACGACAGCAGCCGGGACCTGTGGCGTCAGATGATCCACCAGCACATTCCTGGCCTGACGCCTGCGAGCTTCACCGTGACACGTCAGGAATTCGTCAGCATCGTGTACAGCTGCGCCACGTTGGACGACGGTATGGACCTCCTGGTGGAGGCCACGTGCCTGGTCACGCCCGCGCTGGAGCCGGCGCTGCTCCTCCTGCTGTCGCAGTGGAAGGCGCGGCTGGCGTTCCCGGGGCCCGACTGGGAGCCACTGCGCCGTGTGCTGGATGTTCCGGTGGCCGATTTTGACGCCCTGGTGGACCGGGCCACCGACGGTCTGGCACGCCTGCCCGAGAACTGCGCCACGCCCTGGGAGGCATTTCTCCATCTTGCCGACCACAACGGGCGCCCCGGCGAGCTGATGCCCGCCATGGCCTTCCTGGAACACCTGTCACTCTGTCCCGAAGTGGCCTCGGGAGTAGGCGAGTTACGTACGTGGAACGACCACTTTGCCGAGCTGTGGAACATGTCGGCGCCGCTGGCCGAACTGCGGGCCGGCCTCAGGGACGGCACCGACCACCGGATCGCCGGTTCCCCTGACGTCCCGCACGCCGGTCGCGGTGGCCCGGCCAGGCCGCTGATCAGGATCTACGTCAAGGTGGAGCCGGACCGTACGCCCCACAGCGGAGCGGGCAGGCGGCGGATGGGCAGGGCACAGCGCTACTACGTCTCCGCCTGTGTCAGATATCCGGATTCGAACGCACTCCAACGAGATCCTCACACCGAGCCGCTGGAATCAGTGACCAGATCTCAACTACCCTACGAGATAGCAAAGTTACTCACTCACATGACGCAGTTGAGCCACTCCCGCGCGGACAACGCCGCCTTGGAGATCTTTCTTCCGGCGGAGCTGCTCACCGAGCCCGTGGAGTGGTGGGACCGTGATCCCTCGCTGGGCTTTCCCAACGCTTTGCTGAGCCGATACCGGGAGATCATGCTGCACAGCCTGGAGCGCGTACAGCGTCCCACCTTCCACAACGCGTGGCGCGCCCGCTGGGCGCACTGGCGGACCGGCGGCGGCCAGGGCCAGATGTACGAATGCGCTCCCGAGGGGCTGACGGACGCCGAGCACCTGGCCCTGCTGGACGCGAAGATCGGGCGGGACGACGACGTGGTCGGCATGGTGCTCAGCAGGCCGCCGCACCGCGAGAGCGAATTGGGCCTGCGCGAGCTGAGTCTCGCCCTGGACCTCGGAGTGCCCATAGTCGTCTACCACCGGGCGGATCCCGCGTCAGCGGTGTTCCGGAGCATTATTCGTGAAAGCTTGGCCAATGAGGGGCTGGCACACCTTCCCGAAAGTGCGCAACAGTGGAAGTCCGACGTTGCCGTCCGTGCCACGGTCGCAGACGAGTCAAGTGCTGTTCGGGAGCAAGACGTTGACGCGATCCGTTCGATGAGCATGATCTGGGACGACCCCGAGCATCTTCTTGAGGGCGGGCAGAACGCTCCCGCCACCTTTGTAGGGGGGACCGAGTGA
- the fxsT gene encoding FxSxx-COOH system tetratricopeptide repeat protein — protein sequence MSPPDGGPLPLTGLYPWEVADSLWLAANHPGLATDEDLADTGREDAEPSEPAPAQQDDDRVTEPEQPDRDEEPQPEQQRPPGPEPLPPSARDDGPPPVAGPGTRHTLAPTAELPAASQLRTAVGPGAGDRPPRDRLSLGRALRPLRSFVASAHSDVLDESATAERIAVAPHLPPVLTPEPERQRSAVLVVDSAPHMTMWRPAVKHFRTMLSRYGGMRDVKMMTLDTADAARALLRGHGQASHPQPPRGLVDPTARQIVFLVTDGVAPAWRSGAAQRLAALWGRFQPVVVLQLLPQRLWPSTGLFPVRVRLRAQGPWSVNAQVHWEPAEPLAASLPRDPSDQVVLVPVLELGAEWLGPWARFVAGTTPRWADMAAILTSTRPLPSPAPSPVQGLTAAELVARFRTRASAEAFALATRLAAVQLDLETMSEVKRQVMPRASRAHLAELLISPLVDPLPGCDGESYVFVDGAREELLAAGSRTATARALKKAAEFLAPRNEAAREFLGYLHGSKESPHSEEALTTVESTTENLRFRQAEHAALQAISGNHLHRARRLGEHIGAGPPTTANTPGSEARRNASRPSPDETLPDDTDSTIPTPGGPQVSTVRPSVESPAPAPPAGGGARPPMPAVWGNMPPRNLVFTGREELLINLERGLQDGPTAVLPHALHGMGGVGKSQLALEYVYRHAAEYEVVCWIPAERPTQIQQAFVELARRLHLPVSSEAITAVPAVLEALRIGSPYGKWLLVFDNAESPAAVQEYFPSAPAGGPVGSVIVTSRNPQWNTLAHPLEVDVFEREESIQLLRRRNPDLSTEDADMLAEVLGDLPLAVEQASAWRAETGMPPAEYLRVFEEKSAELMAVSPPTQYEKTVATAWNVSLDHVEGKNAGAIQLLELCAYFAPEPVSRQFFTNAVSEPIAPELDRIFTDPIRLSRAIREISRYSLAKIDHRTNSIQMHRLVQAVLEARMAEEQRRTFRHGAHLLLAANAPSDPRAPQNWTRFGELYPHVIASQASLSPNRNVRQMVYNVAEYLFYWGDHEAALDFSSETYENWCRLFGEDDQQTLILGRHVRYIMWTMGRYPQAAALGERMLATLEEAGPDLEEEYLRVKGQVSGDRRARGDFRGALEFDEEVYARAVRSYGDEDPETLLHAHNLAVTRRGNGLFREARDLDEASWRTKVQMFGADAPTTLNSEVSLTLDKQELGEYAASEKACEDAVDTFRGTFGDLHPSALRAVARLGVAQRKAGHHEAAQASTEMARTALIDRYGERSPDGLQASLNLSIDLRQNGKLQEALKLGERTRALYAEVFGKDHPHTAAADANLAVTLRLLDRVDEARKLNESALTRFRAPLGDAHPHTLICAINLANDLFAQGDAAAALELDRKTTAALIEKFGESHPTVLVLRGNTASDLRALGRTGEAEELHRSAVDAINEQLGPDHRASADTLAWRRANCDVDPMPI from the coding sequence ATGAGCCCGCCTGACGGCGGACCGCTGCCTCTCACCGGTCTGTACCCATGGGAAGTGGCCGACTCGTTATGGCTGGCGGCGAACCATCCTGGGTTGGCCACCGACGAGGACCTGGCGGACACCGGTCGTGAGGACGCCGAGCCATCGGAGCCTGCGCCCGCGCAGCAGGACGACGACCGGGTGACCGAGCCGGAGCAGCCGGATCGGGACGAGGAGCCGCAGCCGGAACAGCAGCGGCCTCCGGGGCCCGAACCGCTGCCGCCTTCCGCACGGGACGACGGACCGCCACCCGTCGCCGGGCCGGGTACGAGGCACACCCTCGCGCCGACGGCCGAACTGCCCGCGGCCTCGCAGCTGCGGACCGCCGTCGGCCCCGGCGCAGGTGACCGCCCCCCGCGCGACCGTCTGAGCCTCGGTCGTGCGCTGCGTCCGCTGCGCTCCTTCGTCGCCTCCGCCCACTCCGACGTCCTGGACGAGTCGGCGACGGCGGAACGGATCGCAGTCGCCCCGCATCTGCCACCGGTGCTCACGCCCGAGCCGGAGCGGCAACGGAGCGCGGTCCTGGTGGTCGACAGTGCCCCGCACATGACCATGTGGCGGCCGGCAGTGAAGCACTTCCGGACGATGCTGAGCCGGTACGGCGGGATGCGCGACGTGAAGATGATGACGCTCGACACCGCTGATGCCGCGCGTGCGCTGCTGCGCGGCCACGGGCAGGCGTCGCACCCGCAGCCGCCGCGCGGCCTCGTCGACCCGACGGCGCGGCAGATCGTTTTCCTGGTGACGGACGGGGTCGCGCCCGCCTGGCGTTCCGGGGCCGCGCAGCGACTGGCCGCCCTCTGGGGGAGGTTCCAGCCCGTGGTGGTGCTCCAGCTGCTGCCACAGCGCCTGTGGCCCAGCACAGGACTCTTTCCCGTACGGGTGAGACTCCGTGCCCAAGGGCCCTGGTCGGTCAATGCGCAGGTGCACTGGGAGCCCGCCGAGCCGCTTGCCGCATCGCTCCCGCGCGATCCCTCCGATCAGGTCGTCCTCGTCCCGGTGCTGGAACTGGGCGCCGAGTGGCTCGGTCCGTGGGCCCGGTTCGTCGCGGGAACCACGCCGCGCTGGGCGGATATGGCGGCGATCCTCACCAGTACCCGGCCGCTGCCGTCTCCCGCGCCGTCACCCGTTCAGGGGCTGACCGCCGCCGAATTGGTTGCGCGGTTCCGCACCAGGGCTTCGGCGGAGGCGTTCGCGCTGGCCACGCGCCTGGCTGCGGTACAGCTGGACCTGGAAACCATGTCCGAGGTGAAGCGGCAGGTCATGCCGCGCGCCTCGCGAGCGCATCTGGCAGAGCTGCTGATCAGCCCATTGGTCGATCCGCTGCCCGGGTGTGACGGGGAATCCTACGTATTCGTTGACGGTGCCCGCGAGGAATTACTCGCTGCAGGCAGCAGAACGGCCACTGCAAGAGCACTGAAAAAGGCGGCAGAGTTTTTGGCCCCGCGCAATGAAGCGGCGCGTGAGTTCCTCGGCTACTTACATGGTTCCAAAGAGTCGCCGCATAGTGAGGAAGCGCTCACGACAGTCGAGTCGACCACGGAGAACCTTCGCTTCCGGCAGGCCGAACATGCGGCGCTGCAGGCGATTTCCGGAAACCATCTCCACCGCGCCCGGCGTCTTGGCGAGCACATCGGGGCCGGCCCGCCGACCACTGCGAACACGCCCGGATCCGAGGCCCGGCGCAACGCTTCGCGGCCTTCTCCCGATGAGACACTCCCCGACGACACCGACAGTACGATCCCCACCCCTGGAGGCCCACAAGTGAGTACGGTCCGCCCCTCGGTAGAGAGCCCGGCCCCGGCACCCCCGGCCGGAGGCGGTGCACGACCGCCCATGCCCGCCGTCTGGGGCAACATGCCGCCGAGGAACCTCGTATTCACCGGACGCGAAGAATTGCTGATCAACCTGGAACGCGGTCTGCAGGACGGCCCCACCGCGGTGCTCCCGCATGCACTGCACGGAATGGGCGGTGTCGGGAAGTCGCAACTCGCACTCGAATACGTATACCGGCACGCCGCCGAATACGAAGTGGTCTGCTGGATCCCGGCAGAACGGCCCACACAAATTCAGCAGGCGTTTGTCGAACTGGCCCGACGACTCCACCTTCCGGTGAGCAGTGAGGCGATTACCGCAGTGCCGGCCGTCCTGGAGGCGCTGCGCATCGGAAGCCCGTACGGTAAATGGCTTCTGGTGTTCGATAATGCCGAAAGTCCGGCGGCGGTGCAGGAATACTTCCCGAGCGCGCCTGCGGGCGGACCGGTAGGCTCCGTAATCGTGACATCGCGTAATCCCCAGTGGAACACCTTGGCCCACCCGTTGGAAGTCGATGTGTTCGAGCGGGAAGAAAGCATCCAGCTGCTCCGGCGGCGCAACCCCGATCTGTCCACCGAGGACGCGGACATGCTCGCCGAGGTCCTCGGCGACCTGCCGCTCGCGGTGGAGCAGGCATCGGCGTGGCGCGCCGAGACCGGCATGCCTCCGGCTGAATATCTGAGGGTGTTCGAAGAAAAGAGCGCTGAGCTGATGGCTGTGTCCCCGCCGACTCAGTACGAGAAGACCGTCGCCACCGCGTGGAACGTCTCCCTCGACCACGTCGAAGGGAAGAACGCCGGGGCCATCCAACTCCTGGAACTCTGCGCCTATTTCGCGCCGGAACCAGTCTCCAGGCAGTTCTTCACCAACGCGGTTTCCGAGCCGATCGCCCCGGAGCTGGACCGGATCTTCACCGACCCGATCCGGCTCAGCCGGGCCATCCGCGAGATCAGCCGCTACTCCCTGGCGAAGATCGACCACCGTACCAACTCGATCCAGATGCACCGGCTGGTCCAGGCGGTGCTCGAAGCGCGCATGGCGGAGGAGCAACGCCGTACATTCCGGCACGGGGCGCACCTGCTCCTCGCGGCGAACGCCCCCAGCGACCCGCGTGCCCCGCAGAACTGGACGCGTTTCGGTGAGCTCTACCCGCATGTCATCGCCTCCCAGGCGTCGCTTTCGCCCAACCGCAATGTGCGCCAGATGGTCTACAACGTCGCGGAATACCTCTTCTACTGGGGCGATCACGAGGCGGCGTTGGACTTCTCCAGCGAGACGTACGAGAACTGGTGCCGGCTCTTCGGCGAGGACGACCAGCAGACGTTGATCCTGGGTCGGCATGTGCGTTACATCATGTGGACGATGGGCCGCTATCCGCAGGCCGCGGCCCTGGGGGAGCGCATGCTCGCCACGCTGGAGGAGGCCGGCCCGGATCTCGAGGAGGAGTACCTGCGCGTCAAGGGCCAGGTGTCCGGTGACCGCAGAGCGCGCGGGGACTTCCGAGGCGCGCTGGAGTTCGACGAGGAGGTCTACGCGCGGGCCGTCAGGTCGTACGGCGACGAGGATCCCGAGACCCTGCTCCATGCCCACAACCTCGCGGTGACCCGGCGCGGCAACGGCCTCTTCCGCGAAGCGCGGGACCTGGACGAGGCGAGCTGGCGCACCAAGGTGCAGATGTTCGGCGCGGACGCGCCCACCACTCTCAACTCGGAGGTCTCACTTACCCTGGACAAGCAGGAACTCGGGGAGTACGCCGCGTCGGAGAAGGCCTGCGAGGACGCGGTCGACACTTTCCGCGGTACGTTCGGCGACCTCCACCCGTCCGCACTGCGGGCGGTGGCGAGGCTCGGGGTGGCGCAGCGCAAGGCGGGCCATCACGAGGCTGCACAGGCCAGCACGGAGATGGCCCGGACCGCGCTCATCGACCGGTACGGCGAGCGCAGCCCCGACGGCCTGCAGGCTTCGCTCAACCTCTCCATCGACCTGCGGCAGAACGGGAAGCTCCAGGAGGCTCTGAAGCTGGGGGAGCGAACCCGGGCGTTGTACGCGGAGGTATTCGGCAAGGACCATCCGCACACCGCCGCGGCCGATGCCAATCTCGCCGTCACGCTGCGGCTGCTCGACCGGGTGGACGAGGCGCGGAAGTTGAACGAGTCGGCACTGACCCGTTTCCGGGCACCACTCGGCGACGCACACCCGCACACATTGATCTGCGCGATCAACCTGGCCAACGATCTCTTCGCCCAGGGAGATGCTGCCGCGGCTCTGGAACTCGACCGGAAGACGACGGCAGCGCTGATCGAGAAGTTCGGCGAATCCCACCCCACTGTGCTCGTGCTGCGTGGCAATACCGCGTCGGACCTGAGGGCGCTGGGCCGTACCGGGGAGGCGGAGGAACTGCACCGGAGTGCTGTGGACGCGATCAACGAGCAGTTGGGACCGGATCACCGGGCCAGTGCTGACACGCTGGCCTGGCGCCGGGCCAATTGCGACGTCGACCCCATGCCGATCTAA
- a CDS encoding AAA family ATPase has protein sequence MNAADNNDGRLYRGTGDPLPDEAYEKRTWPKGPPWRTFRSTATMPQPPDDDEADRRLGPPGRRRVPRAEELRLVNAALLLRRPLLVTGRPGVGKSGLAYRIARELRLGRVLHWPVTSRTTLTSGLYEYDAIGRAQATQDAAESTGRPSIGNYVQLGPLGTGMLPYRLPRVVLIDEIDKCDADLPNDLLTLFEDAWFEVPPLVRVKQTESTTTVHTADPGHSAVVENGVVRAHVFPVVVMTSNGEREFPEAFMRRCLRLNIPDPDAETLGDLVSGHFGDLLGDSQDALIRDFLRRSSRMGGLAADQLLNAAHLATSGLYQRDGSDANEWQSVLAAIWHPLGGEGADSG, from the coding sequence GTGAACGCGGCGGACAACAACGACGGCCGGCTCTACCGGGGCACCGGAGACCCATTACCGGACGAGGCGTACGAGAAACGCACCTGGCCCAAGGGGCCGCCCTGGCGCACCTTCCGCAGCACGGCGACCATGCCTCAGCCACCGGACGACGACGAGGCCGACCGCCGGCTCGGTCCGCCCGGGCGTCGGCGCGTCCCTCGCGCCGAGGAGCTTCGCCTGGTCAACGCCGCGCTCCTGCTCCGCAGGCCCCTGTTGGTCACCGGCCGGCCAGGAGTGGGAAAATCGGGCCTCGCCTACCGGATCGCCCGGGAGCTGCGGCTCGGACGTGTGTTGCACTGGCCCGTCACCAGCCGGACGACGCTGACCTCCGGTCTGTACGAGTACGACGCCATCGGACGCGCGCAGGCCACCCAGGACGCCGCCGAAAGCACCGGACGGCCCAGCATCGGCAACTACGTCCAGCTGGGGCCGCTGGGCACGGGAATGCTCCCCTACCGGCTGCCGCGAGTGGTCCTCATCGACGAGATCGACAAGTGCGACGCCGATCTGCCCAATGACCTTCTGACCCTGTTCGAGGACGCCTGGTTCGAAGTACCACCCCTTGTACGGGTGAAGCAGACGGAATCAACGACCACCGTCCATACGGCTGATCCCGGCCACAGCGCGGTGGTCGAAAACGGAGTGGTCAGGGCTCACGTCTTCCCCGTCGTCGTCATGACCTCGAATGGTGAACGCGAGTTCCCCGAAGCGTTTATGCGGCGCTGTCTGCGGCTCAACATTCCGGACCCCGACGCGGAGACATTGGGAGACCTCGTCTCCGGACATTTCGGAGATCTCCTCGGCGACAGCCAGGACGCGCTGATCCGTGATTTTCTCCGACGGAGCTCCCGGATGGGCGGGCTGGCCGCCGATCAGCTGCTGAATGCCGCGCATTTGGCGACATCGGGCCTCTACCAGCGGGACGGAAGCGACGCCAACGAGTGGCAATCGGTCCTCGCCGCTATTTGGCACCCGCTGGGCGGTGAAGGGGCGGATTCGGGGTGA